From one Roseinatronobacter sp. S2 genomic stretch:
- a CDS encoding Hint domain-containing protein, whose protein sequence is MEIYLRGDQIATYQSVASSGNANGTQVVLSGVQTLGTANDTFRVVIRQIGNGQTAFQNSQMVDIYPYPDIVPASAPIFTSLNPQHDQFQGRASSDSHTIFTGGRVLFQTEPITSGTVQFGPGSSPPRAEQLSFSNFSSTPPTVPCFTPGTMILTDTGPRSVETLVVGDQLLTMDKGYQPIRWIGQREIFGLASFAPVTIAKEALGNNRAMQVSPQHRILVTDARAELWFGSSQVLVAAKHLVNGSTITQAAQDTVTYIHLALDDHQIIFADGLASETLLLGPMGLAAMDRGQRAELLALFPEIRDPSWYASAARPCLSRREALLLA, encoded by the coding sequence TTGGAGATTTATCTGCGTGGCGATCAGATCGCCACCTATCAATCCGTTGCGTCATCCGGCAACGCGAACGGCACTCAGGTTGTCCTGTCAGGGGTTCAAACTCTGGGGACTGCGAATGATACTTTTCGCGTCGTGATACGACAGATCGGAAATGGTCAAACAGCTTTTCAAAATAGCCAAATGGTCGATATCTACCCGTATCCTGATATAGTTCCAGCATCGGCCCCAATTTTTACCAGCTTGAATCCGCAGCATGATCAATTTCAAGGCCGAGCCTCATCAGACAGCCACACTATCTTCACTGGCGGCCGAGTATTGTTCCAGACTGAACCGATTACAAGTGGCACAGTTCAATTTGGCCCAGGGAGCAGTCCACCCCGCGCCGAACAGCTTTCATTCTCGAACTTTTCGTCGACACCGCCAACCGTTCCTTGTTTTACACCTGGGACGATGATCCTCACAGACACCGGACCTCGGTCGGTTGAGACCTTGGTGGTTGGCGATCAGCTTCTCACCATGGACAAGGGATACCAACCTATCCGTTGGATTGGACAGCGTGAGATATTTGGATTGGCCTCTTTTGCACCTGTGACGATTGCCAAAGAGGCCCTCGGTAACAATCGAGCCATGCAGGTATCTCCCCAGCATCGGATTCTTGTTACCGATGCAAGGGCAGAGCTCTGGTTCGGATCCAGTCAAGTTTTGGTCGCTGCGAAGCACCTTGTGAACGGGTCGACGATCACGCAAGCCGCACAGGACACGGTGACATACATTCATTTAGCGCTTGATGATCATCAGATCATATTCGCTGACGGTCTTGCCAGTGAAACGCTTTTGTTGGGACCAATGGGGCTTGCGGCAATGGATAGAGGGCAACGAGCCGAGCTCTTGGCCTTGTTTCCCGAAATTCGAGATCCGAGCTGGTACGCATCAGCCGCGAGACCATGCCTTTCCCGTCGGGAAGCGCTTTTATTGGCCTGA
- a CDS encoding transposase, whose translation MMGQIKEQGQLFYRFRMEDHVPAGHLLRQVDGFLDFSSLRAELAPLYSHTGRPSVDPELMIRMLLIGYLFGIHSYLEDLEAAVANPPPGPRHKPPKYISETDPQAAWSLKDGPGRFSYEVNYLADDKHAIIVDVAATPARLSQEIVAAKEMLDRHVSGFAPSSIAADKSYGTGPFLSWLLERNITPYIPVLDRKAQTDCKMTRDAFTYDPERDVFICPQGHDLPLRSVNAETRVKRYKAKASQCRDCPLRSHCTDAPYRTVIRLMDEEARQIVRDLAKTDAYQAARARPKKVEMLFAHLKRWLKLTRLRLRGLSGANEEFLLAATAQNLKRLVKLSTA comes from the coding sequence ATGATGGGGCAGATCAAAGAGCAGGGTCAGCTATTTTACCGGTTCCGGATGGAGGATCATGTGCCCGCTGGCCATTTGCTGCGTCAGGTCGATGGGTTTCTTGATTTCTCCTCACTCCGCGCAGAGCTCGCGCCGCTCTACAGTCACACCGGACGCCCTTCAGTCGACCCGGAATTGATGATCCGGATGCTGCTGATCGGATATTTGTTCGGCATTCACTCCTATCTTGAAGATTTGGAAGCTGCCGTGGCTAATCCACCGCCCGGCCCGAGGCACAAGCCGCCGAAATACATCTCAGAAACTGACCCACAAGCGGCTTGGTCCCTCAAAGACGGACCGGGGCGCTTCAGCTATGAGGTTAACTATCTGGCCGATGACAAGCATGCCATTATCGTCGATGTCGCCGCGACGCCCGCGCGCCTCAGCCAGGAAATTGTAGCCGCCAAAGAGATGCTTGACCGTCATGTGAGTGGCTTTGCGCCGAGTTCGATTGCTGCAGACAAAAGCTATGGCACGGGACCATTCCTATCCTGGCTCCTTGAGCGGAACATTACCCCCTATATCCCGGTGCTCGACCGCAAGGCCCAGACCGATTGTAAGATGACGCGCGACGCTTTCACCTACGATCCTGAACGTGATGTGTTCATCTGCCCTCAGGGCCATGATCTGCCACTCCGCAGTGTAAATGCCGAGACGCGGGTGAAACGCTACAAGGCCAAGGCCTCGCAATGCAGGGATTGCCCATTGCGATCCCATTGCACGGATGCACCTTACCGAACGGTGATCCGGCTGATGGATGAAGAGGCCCGCCAGATTGTGCGCGATCTGGCAAAGACTGACGCATACCAAGCCGCGCGTGCCCGCCCAAAGAAGGTCGAGATGCTCTTCGCCCACCTGAAGCGATGGCTGAAGCTGACGCGCCTGCGGCTTCGAGGCTTGTCAGGCGCAAACGAGGAATTCCTCCTCGCCGCCACCGCCCAGAACCTCAAACGCCTCGTAAAGCTGAGCACCGCATGA
- the murJ gene encoding murein biosynthesis integral membrane protein MurJ: MLRKLGIVSGLTLISRVLGFLRDMVLAAALGAGPVADAFMLAFRLPNHFRAILAEGAFNAAFLPTWATADAGGRDTSQLGAQVLGWLLLTNLMLLTLALGATGWVLAALAPGLSATDETWPLAVTLTRITFPYLLCMSLVSFLSALLNGRDHFAAPAAAPILLNLFMIGALLLAAHFPTAAHAAAWGVMLSGVGQVALVALACRRAALPLPLPRLGLSADTRLFFRRLGPAVLTSGALQVAVFADTIIVTFLPPGSLSHLYYADRLYQLPIGLIGVALGTVILPDIGRRAGLGDEAGIRHVLDRALFICLAVGMPVAVIMVTLGDWTMRLLFMRGAFDLAAADAAAAILAAYAIGLVPALAIRSLVAGFHGRGDTSTPLSMLVLATAVNIAVKISLAPSVGAVGLALGTTVGITVYAFLLWRTARVRGVFKGPRLSDVGLFVASGVATGLLVLWSRGALMVALGPVLGQWSMPIAFIVLTFAVVAVQVAVILFCRRAKVTGGTPPQ; encoded by the coding sequence GTGCTGCGCAAACTTGGTATTGTTTCGGGTCTGACACTGATCAGCCGGGTTCTTGGCTTTCTGCGCGATATGGTGCTCGCGGCCGCGCTTGGTGCAGGACCCGTCGCGGATGCGTTCATGCTGGCATTTCGCTTGCCCAACCATTTCAGAGCCATCCTGGCCGAGGGCGCTTTCAACGCCGCTTTCCTGCCAACTTGGGCTACCGCAGATGCCGGAGGGCGCGACACGTCTCAATTGGGGGCGCAGGTTCTGGGCTGGCTCTTGCTGACCAATCTGATGTTGCTGACACTGGCATTGGGGGCAACAGGCTGGGTGCTGGCAGCGCTTGCGCCGGGGCTCTCCGCCACAGACGAGACATGGCCACTGGCAGTCACGCTGACGCGGATCACCTTTCCCTATCTGCTTTGCATGTCTCTGGTCTCTTTTCTGTCGGCTCTGCTAAACGGTCGCGACCATTTTGCCGCCCCGGCGGCGGCGCCAATCCTGCTGAACCTGTTCATGATCGGTGCGCTTCTGCTCGCGGCGCATTTCCCGACCGCAGCGCATGCTGCGGCCTGGGGGGTGATGCTCTCCGGCGTGGGGCAGGTAGCCTTAGTGGCGCTGGCCTGTCGGCGTGCAGCTTTGCCTCTGCCTCTGCCGCGACTGGGCCTGTCAGCCGACACGCGCCTTTTCTTCCGCCGTCTGGGACCGGCGGTCCTGACATCCGGCGCGCTTCAGGTGGCGGTTTTTGCGGATACGATCATCGTAACCTTCCTGCCACCCGGATCGCTGTCGCATCTCTATTACGCTGATCGCCTTTACCAACTGCCGATCGGATTGATCGGGGTGGCTCTTGGAACGGTTATCCTACCCGATATTGGACGACGCGCAGGCCTTGGAGATGAGGCTGGCATCCGTCATGTGCTGGACCGCGCGCTGTTCATCTGCCTTGCGGTCGGCATGCCTGTTGCGGTGATCATGGTGACACTCGGAGATTGGACGATGCGCCTGCTGTTCATGCGTGGCGCCTTCGACCTGGCCGCCGCCGACGCCGCCGCCGCCATCCTTGCGGCATACGCCATCGGCCTTGTGCCCGCCTTGGCAATACGCTCGCTTGTGGCAGGATTTCACGGGCGCGGCGATACCAGCACCCCGCTGAGCATGTTGGTTCTCGCCACGGCCGTCAACATCGCGGTCAAGATCAGCCTCGCCCCATCTGTCGGAGCCGTCGGCCTCGCACTTGGAACGACAGTGGGCATCACAGTCTATGCTTTCTTACTTTGGCGCACTGCCAGGGTCCGGGGGGTCTTCAAGGGACCGCGCCTTTCCGATGTAGGATTGTTTGTCGCAAGCGGGGTCGCAACGGGACTGCTGGTGCTGTGGTCGCGCGGCGCACTCATGGTCGCGCTCGGGCCAGTCTTGGGCCAATGGAGCATGCCGATCGCGTTCATTGTCCTCACATTTGCTGTGGTGGCCGTCCAGGTAGCGGTAATACTCTTCTGCCGCCGTGCGAAGGTAACCGGAGGCACGCCACCACAGTAA
- a CDS encoding MFS transporter, with protein MLSPLADRTYRHLFAAQVVALLGTGLATVALGLLAYDLAGENAAMVLGTVFTIKMIAYVGIVPIAGAFANRVNRRAFLVALDLVRAGVALCLPFVTEVWQVYVLIFLLQSASAAFTPTFQATIPDVLPDEARYTRALSLSRLAYDLENIASPMLAGLLLVFMSYNSLFLGTVVGFAASAALVVSVMLPSPKPSEPRGIYDRTTRGIRIYLATPRLRGLLALNMAAAAAGAMVLVNSVVLVRGTLELDASALAWTMFAFGAGSMIAALVLPQILDRVQDRPVMVGGAVLMVLTLLGLAGEVATFGLVWPVMLGAWLLVGLGYAAVLTPSGRLLRRSSHAEDRPALFAAQFALSHACWLVTYPLSGWLMTRFGPVVALGVLAALAGAGIVAALRLWPREDPETFEHTHGNLSLDHPHLNGTRRHTHAFVVDENHPRWASKL; from the coding sequence ATGCTAAGCCCGCTCGCCGACCGCACCTATCGCCACCTCTTCGCCGCGCAGGTCGTGGCGCTGCTGGGCACCGGGCTTGCCACGGTCGCACTGGGACTGTTGGCTTATGATCTCGCAGGCGAAAACGCGGCAATGGTGTTGGGCACGGTCTTTACCATCAAGATGATCGCTTATGTCGGCATCGTCCCCATAGCGGGCGCCTTTGCCAACCGGGTGAACCGGCGCGCCTTTTTGGTGGCACTGGATCTTGTGCGGGCGGGCGTGGCACTATGCCTGCCCTTCGTCACCGAGGTCTGGCAGGTCTACGTCCTGATCTTCTTGCTGCAATCAGCTTCGGCGGCATTCACGCCGACCTTTCAGGCGACCATCCCCGACGTATTGCCGGACGAGGCGCGTTATACACGGGCGCTGTCGCTGTCGCGGCTGGCTTACGATCTGGAAAACATCGCCAGCCCGATGTTGGCCGGGCTGTTGCTGGTGTTCATGAGCTACAATTCCCTTTTCCTCGGAACAGTGGTGGGGTTTGCAGCGTCCGCGGCGCTGGTCGTCTCGGTTATGCTACCCAGCCCGAAACCCTCGGAACCGCGCGGCATCTACGACCGCACGACCCGCGGAATTCGCATCTATCTTGCAACTCCGCGTCTGCGCGGGTTGCTGGCGCTGAACATGGCTGCCGCAGCCGCAGGCGCGATGGTGCTGGTCAACTCTGTTGTGCTGGTGCGCGGCACGCTGGAGTTGGATGCATCTGCGCTGGCCTGGACGATGTTCGCCTTCGGTGCAGGGTCCATGATCGCGGCACTTGTGCTGCCGCAGATCCTGGATAGGGTGCAGGATCGTCCGGTGATGGTGGGCGGCGCTGTGCTGATGGTGCTGACGCTTCTGGGGCTGGCAGGCGAGGTCGCCACCTTTGGTCTTGTCTGGCCGGTGATGCTTGGCGCGTGGCTGCTCGTGGGTCTGGGTTATGCGGCGGTGCTCACACCTTCGGGCCGACTGCTGCGGCGGTCTTCGCACGCCGAGGACCGGCCCGCGTTGTTCGCGGCACAGTTCGCACTGAGCCACGCCTGCTGGCTTGTCACCTATCCACTGTCAGGGTGGCTGATGACCCGTTTCGGTCCCGTTGTGGCACTTGGTGTTCTGGCCGCGCTTGCAGGTGCGGGCATCGTGGCTGCCCTACGTTTATGGCCGCGGGAAGACCCGGAGACCTTTGAGCACACGCACGGTAACCTTTCTCTCGATCACCCGCATCTGAATGGCACGCGACGCCATACGCATGCCTTCGTCGTGGATGAAAACCATCCACGCTGGGCATCGAAACTTTAA
- a CDS encoding TadE/TadG family type IV pilus assembly protein: protein MFEVLKMKSFVRNADFLVRSPNSLRWLVRFKRDENGSLVIFSVFLFMIILFVGALGVDLMRFEMERAKLQSTLDRAVLAAADIDQSLDPSIVVNEYFTKSGFPDSVTGVKVTEGLGYRSVSATARKQVNTHLLHMLGVETLSAPASGAAEERVDNVEISLVLDISG, encoded by the coding sequence ATGTTTGAGGTTCTGAAAATGAAGAGCTTTGTGCGAAATGCAGATTTCCTGGTGCGGTCTCCCAATTCTTTGCGGTGGCTGGTGCGATTTAAGCGGGACGAAAACGGGTCCTTAGTGATCTTTTCCGTATTCCTGTTCATGATCATTCTGTTTGTGGGGGCGTTGGGTGTCGACCTGATGCGCTTCGAGATGGAGCGTGCGAAGCTGCAAAGCACATTAGATCGCGCGGTCTTGGCGGCGGCTGATATTGATCAGAGCCTGGATCCGTCTATCGTGGTCAACGAGTATTTTACCAAATCCGGGTTTCCGGACTCTGTAACTGGCGTCAAGGTGACAGAGGGACTGGGCTACCGTTCTGTGAGCGCGACGGCGCGCAAGCAAGTAAACACGCATCTGTTACATATGCTGGGAGTGGAAACGCTATCAGCGCCCGCTTCGGGCGCGGCTGAAGAACGGGTCGACAACGTCGAAATTTCGCTGGTGCTGGATATTTCGGGATAA
- a CDS encoding metal-sensing transcriptional repressor, with product MTEPHRHATHPALIARLKRADGHLRSVIEMIEAGRPCLDVAQQLQAVEKAVVNAKRALIHNHMDQCLDTEHSSEDRAELKVIARYL from the coding sequence ATGACAGAGCCGCATCGACACGCAACCCATCCCGCCTTGATCGCACGGCTGAAACGCGCCGATGGTCACCTGCGATCAGTGATAGAAATGATTGAGGCGGGGAGACCTTGCCTCGACGTCGCGCAGCAATTGCAGGCCGTCGAGAAGGCTGTAGTCAATGCCAAGCGGGCCCTGATCCATAACCACATGGATCAATGCCTTGATACAGAACATTCGTCCGAGGATCGTGCCGAACTGAAAGTCATCGCCCGCTATCTATGA